CCATACCTATCAGGTCCGGGACTTCGCCCCTGCGCTGGCGACGCGGTTTGGCTCGGTCTTGATTAGTGACGTGATCGCTGTGCATGACGGGCCGGTCTTCGTGCGACAGTTGCTGCAGGGCAAGCTGAATGCCGACTATCGCCATACTGGTGCTGGGCCGTGCTTTGTCTCGGTGCAGGCTGGAACGTTTCGTGGCGATACAGTCGAGACTGGAAGTGCAGCGGTCGAGACGTTTGCGCCAACGCTTGAGCTGCCGCAGATTCGCACGAAGCCGGGTGAGTTGTTCCGCGAATCGGCTCAGACGGTGGATCTGAGCGCGGCGCCGGTAATTGTTTCTGTCGGCCGCGGCATCGGCGAGCAGGAGAACATTGCCATTGTGGACGAGCTTGCGAAGGCACTGGGCGCCGAGTTGGCAGCCTCGCGCCCCATCTGTGACAACGGCTGGCTGCCAATGGAGCGGCAGGTGGGTAGTTCCGGGCAGACGGTTTCGCCAAAGCTGTATCTTGCGGTCGGAATTTCGGGCGCGATTCAGCATCTGGTTGGGATGAAAGGCTCGAAAACTGTGATCGCCATCAACAAGGATGAGAACGCGCCCATCTTTGAGGTAGCGGACTACGGGGTGGTGGGTGATTTGTTCGAAGTGGTTCCGGCCCTGACAAAGGCCGTGCAGGCGGCAAAAGGGTAAGAGCCATCTATCAACCCCCTTTGTTACTTCATTTTGGACACTTTGCTTATCGCTAGTTGCATTTTCTTGCGACTAGCGATACCTCTTGATAGAGGTATTCGATGGTAGGGGCTTAAGGTTGTTTGCTGCGGGCGTCCGTGAACTTGCGACGATCATGACAGCAAATTTCCTGGATGCCTAGACCGTTGAATGCATTGTGGCTCATATAGAGAAGGCAGGCCCAAGCATTAACCCGTTGAACTCTTTCCGCCACCACAGACCAATAGATTGGACATGGAACAACCAGCAGACCGGGCCCGTATCTTCATTCACATAAAGTTGCAAGACAAAACGTACGATTGGCTACTGAAGGAAGCTCTTGAGAGACAAACGTCAGTTTGAAGTCATCGATGGCCGGCAGATGGATCACCTGCGGGTGTTCCACGATGTGGCGCGCGCGCTGACGGCAAGTCTGGAACTGGAAGAGATTCTGGGCGCCATCATGGATAAGATGGCTAAGTTCTTCGGGCCAGAGCGCTGGTCTTTCCTGATGGTAGATGAGACAGCAAATGAGCTTTACTACGCCATTGCAGTGGGCGAGAATGCGGAGAGCCTGAAAGGCTTGCGCGTAGCGATGGGTGAAGGTGTTGCCGGGTGGGTGGCGTCGACGGGCAATCCACTGGTTGTGCCGAACGTGAAGCTGGATAAGAACTGGGCGAAGTTTGCGGCGAGCCATCCGGAGTTGAATATCCAGTCGATTGCATGCGTGCCGGTACGGTCCGGCAATAAGACGCTGGGAGTGATTCAACTGCTCAACAGCAAGATGGACCTTCTTTCGGAGTACTCGGTCTCGTTTCTGAGAATTCTGTGCGACTATGCGGCAATTGCGATCCAGAATGCGCGCTCGATGACGCTGATTCAGGAACTCACTATCACGGACGATGTGACCGGACTGTTCAATGCACGGCATCTTTACACGATGCTTGCGGACGAGGTGAAAACAGGCAAGCCGTTTAGCCTCTTGTTTGTGGATCTGGACCACTTCAAGTCGGTCAACGACACGCATGGGCATCTGATTGGGAGCCGTCTTCTGTCTGAAGTAGGTGGATTGATGAAGCGCCTGCTGGGGCCGAACAATTCGGCATTCCGGTATGGAGGAGATGAGTTTGTGGCACTGTTGCCCGGCATGGGTAAGGCTGCTGCAACAGGTGTGGTTATGGCGCTTTGCGACGATCTGCGTTCAAGCAAATTTCTGGAAGGCGCAGGACTGGCGCTGAACTTGTCTGGAAGCTTTGGGCTGGCAACTTTTCCTGAAGATGGCGATACCGTACCGACGATTCTGAAAGCAGCCGACACAATGATGTATGAGGCCAAGACGACGCGCGACAATATTGCCGTCGCGGGTAAGGGACTCTTGATGGAACGGGAACGCGTGACGCAAATCGGCCGTGATTCGAGGCAGGCCGTTGGCGGCCTTTATGTGGAGCGCGGACCGGTTCGATCGATCTGAATCCTAAAATTGCCCGGCCGTTCGACGCTCGAGCGTCGCTGGGCGTTTAGGCTCGGGCTTGATCACATCGCGGTTTTCCGGAGCGACTGGGTGGACGCCAAAGTCCCAGACGCTTAGGTTGACCGCGGTGTCGGAGATGACCTCCATCAGCGCATATTCGCCGAAGTCGAGTGGACGAGTGGGCGTGATCTTCAGCCAGTGACCGCCGGGTAGAAGCTCGGTAGTGGTTTCGACGACATCTTCCTGAAGGTGGCCGGTGCCGAGCAAAGGGATCTGGAAACTTGCGATGACGCGCTCTCCGGTGCGTACGTCGGCGCGGACGATGACGTAGCGGCTTTCCGGCGAGCCTCCTGGTGGCCCGCTCTTAACGATGCTCGTGGCGCCGTGCGTGTCCACAGTGAAGGGTTTTCCGGCTGTGGATGGGACAGCTTCGTCGCCTACGCGAAGATAGAGGACTGGCTGGGCGACATGGACCTGTACGTTGGCGGTCTCACCCTTGAGGGTGATGATCTGGTGGGCGGCAGAAAGCGGATTGATTGCTGCGCGCAGGATGTTGTGGCCCGTGTCGCGGTTGAGATCGCTGTCGGACTGGGCCAGAGGAACCAGTTCCGGGGTGCCACGGTAGGTGTCGAGGATGAGAGTGCTGTCGTCTTCCGGTAGGCGGAGGTCTTTGGCTACCTCTGGCGTCAATGCAGCGCGGTCTGCCTCTTCCTTCAGGAGTTCGGGGTCGATTGGAGGCGGCTGATTTGGGTTGGCATTGTCACCTGAAGGGCCAAAGTGCGCCTGGTCCCAGCGGCGCGTGGCGTCGAAATCAACGAGTGAAGCGGGGATCTCTTCTTCTTCGCCACCACGCTCGGCGCTGATGTAGTGCACGACGTTGCCTACGACGCGGTAGCTCATGATGATTTGGTAGCTTCCGTCTTTGAGAATAAGGCGCGTGCGGTGCGGCGCCGTTGTAGCGGCTGCGTCCGGCGGGGGAAGTGCCTTCGGCTGTTGCTGCGACATAGCGGTCGGGACGACTGTAAGGGCGAGTCCGACTGTCAGCACCAGAGCAAACAGTTTTACAAAGTATTTTGCCGGAATGAGACGGCGCATTGTCATTGGTCTGTTCTGACAGTTTAGACGCAGCAGACGGATGGCCGCGATTAGGTCCTGAAGGCGTCTCGCAGGCGATGCTGGCGGGTATGAATTCTGGTTGCGGCCCATGGCGAAGCACAGCGATAAAAAACTTTGATGGGGCGCATAATAATACGCCGGCGTCGCCGCATCTCCTCTGTTTATCAGTGTTTGCGGCTTGCGCAAGATAGCTGAGCTGGCGATTTTCTATCGCAATAACGCGGTGCGGAAAATTCCATATTTACAACGAAAAATCACGATAGTAGGTTCTGGCCATTCAAGCAATCTTCAAACTACCCATCGTTCGCTGTTCACTCTGGCGAGTGAAAAAGGAGAACTTATCGATGAAGCGCATAGATGCTGTAATCCGGCCCTCACAACTGGATGAGGTGAAGAGAGGCCTTCATGACTTAGGAATCACCGGCGCCACCATTCAGGAGGCCCGTGGGTTTGGGCGGCAGAAGGGGCATACCGAGACGTATCGCGGATCGGAGTACACGGTTGATTTGCTGCCCAAGCTGTGCCTGAGTGTCGTGGTGAATGACGCGATGCTCGAGCCGGCGCTGGAGGCCATCATTACAAGCGCTCGGACCGGCGTGATCGGCGACGGAAAGATCTTTGTAAGTTCGGTGGACGAGGTTGTCCGCATAAGGACAGGCGAGCGTGGCCCAACCGCGATATGAGATCCGCGCTGTTGCCAACATTGCCGAGATGCACTGTAACCGTGAGAAGAAAGGAACGACAAAAATGCAGCAAGACTTTTTGAGACGTCCCATACGCAGTCTGCTGAAGAAAGCCTTGGCCCTTGCCTTTGTGCTGGCACTGAGCGGCACCATCAATATTGCGCTGGCACAGCAGGCCCCGCAGCCCGACCCCGCAGGCCTGGCAACCGGAGACAGAACTGCTGTGACTGATGCGGCGGGCAATCCGATTGTGGTTGCCGCGCCGACTGATCCCAGCGCGCCAGACTATGCAACGGCGAAGAAGGCCTATGACGACTATCAGGCTGCGGCCGCACGCGAGCCGATTGCACTTCATGTAGCCGACGCGGTTGGCCATCTGAAGATTGCTACAAACTTCTCGTGGACGCTGCTGACCGGATATCTGGTGCTGTTCATGCAGGCGGGCTTTGCGTTGCTGACCTGCGGCCTGGTGAGGAAGAAGAATGCAGGCCACTTGATGATGCTGAACTTCGCCGCATACGTTTTCGCGTTTCTGGCTTACTGGGTCTGCGGCTTTGCGTTCCAGTACGGAGGCACTGCGATTAACGCCGCGCCCGCCACTATCGGCGGCTCGCCAACGCTGAACCACTTCCTGATAGGCGGCGGGCTGCACGGCATTCTTGGCGGCAAGGGCTTCTTTATGAGCGGCCCGGCGTATGACTCAAGCTCGATGTGCCTGATCCTGTTCGAAGTCGTCTTCATGGAGACCGCCGGCTATATCATCGTTGGCGCAATCTGCGAGCGGATTACGTTCTGGGCGTTTCTGCTATGCGAACTTTTCATCGGCGGACTGCTGTATCCGGTATTTGCGTGCTGGGTGTGGGGTGGCGGCTGGATGTCGCAACTGGGTCTGTCCGAGCACTGGGCGCATGGTTATATCGATTTCGCCGGATCGTCCGTCGTACACGGCGTGGGCGGATTCGCGGCAATGGCGCTAGCGGTTGTGCTGGGACCGCGGCTGGGCAAGTATGGGCCTGACGGCAAGCCTCGCGCGTTTCCGGCGCATAATCTCGTCTACGTTGTGACCGGAACGTTCATCCTGCTGTTTGGCTGGATGGGCTTCAATCCCGGATCAACGCTGGGCGCCACTGATTTGCGGATCTCAATCGTCGCAGTCAATACCAACCTGGCGGGAGTGGCCGGCGCGGCCGTAGCGCTGACACTGTGGTACTTCATGTTCGGGAAACCGGACGTGACGATGGCCTGTAACGGAATGCTGGCTGGTTTGGTGGCGATCACAGCACCGTGCGCGTTTGTCTCGCCGACATCAGCTGTAATCATCGGCGCGATCGCGGGCGCGATTGTATGCGGAGGCGTGCTGTTCAATGAGCGCGTACTGAAGATTGACGACCCGTGCGGAGCAATCTCAGTTCACGGATACTGCGGCTGGTTTGGCGCGGTATGCGTTGGCATCTTCGCAGACGGAACCTACGGGGCGGGCTGGAACGGCGTGGGCACTGCGTCCTATCTGGGCAAGGCTGGCCAGGGCGTGACGGGGCTGCTTCACGGGGACCCGAAGCAGTTTGTGGTGCAGCTGTGCGGAGCCACGCTGATGGCTGTCTATGCATTCGGTTTGACCTTCGTGGTGTTCAAGATTGTCAACTCGATCCGCTCAATGCGCGTTTCGAAGGAATCCGAACTGGCTGGCCTGGATGTGCCTGAGTTCGGTATGGGAGCGTATCCGGAAGATGCGTTGGCAACCTTCTCGATGGGTGCGGATTAACCTAACGCGGATGGCCTCCGGAACCGACATGTTCCGGAGGCCATTCACTTTTAATCAAGCTTCGCCGAATGGCTCAAGCTGCGCGCGGGTGGGCGGCGTGGTGAAGAAGCTGACAATCAGCAGGCAAACCACCGAAGCGATGAGTGCAGGGAAGATTGCGTCACGATCGCTGATGATGGGTGGGATATTGTGATGGACGAACGGCGTGTCCCAGAAGAGGGTGACGAAGGTGCCGACGGCGATGCTGGCGACGGCTGCGGTTGCGGTGGCGCGCTTCCAGAAAAATGCAGCGAGGATGACCGGCGTTAGAGCCGCTGCATAGATGGTGTAGGCATAAAGAGATTTTTTGAGCACCGACTGCACGTGCAGCGATTGGTAGAGCGCCCAGATGCCGAGGAAGACAACCATGAGGCGACTGACGATGAGGATGCGCTTGTTGGATGCGCCAGGCGAGAGATAGCGGACGAAGACATCGTTGACAAGATTGGTTGCGGGCGAGAAGAGATAGTTGTTGGCCGTGGAGACGATCTTCGCGAAGATGGCTCCTACGAGCAGCGCGCCGAGCAGACGCAGCGGGCCGTCAGCGTTGAGGCCGTGGAGGCCGCAGTAGGCGAGGATTTCGCGCGGGGCTTTTGAGACTTCGCCGGTGGGAAAGAGAGCGGAGCCGACGATGGCGATGACGACGATAACCGTCTCAAGTATGACCGTGCCGATGAGCCAGCCTACGACGGCGCGCGAGGCGGCCTTCTCGGATTTCGCCGAGAAAAACTTCTGATACATCGATTGGTTGCCGAGCAGAAGCAGGCAGGTGGGCAGGAAGAATTCCATTGCACGGATGAAGCCGAGGTCGCCGAGCGGGCGGAAGTGCGTTGCCGGAAGAGCGGCATGAACGGCGGACCATCCTCCGGCTTCGTGGACCAGTACCGGCAGCGCGGCGAGCAGGCCGAAGGTGGCTAATAGGCCGATGACTACGTCCATGTAAGCGACCGAGCCCATGCCGGCGATCATCGTGAAGACGATGACGAAGACCGCGACGATGTATTGGCCGAACGCAGGCGTGATGAAGGTGGGGAAGATGAGATGGAGGATGTCTCCGCCGCCGACGAACTGATAGCTGGTGATTGCGGTGTAGGTGAAGAGGATGGCGATGACGCCGAGCACGCGGGCGGTCTGGTTATAACGGGCTTCGAGCAGGTCGGGGATGGTGAACTGCGCGAACTTGCGGGCGCGCGGCGCGATGAAGTAGATGAGCAAGAGTCCGGCCCAGCCTCCGCCACCCTGCCATAGCGCGACGAAGCCGTGCTTGTAGGCGTTCTCAGCGCCGCCGAGCAGCGAGCCGGAGCCGATCCAGCTTGAGAGCAACGTGAAGATGAGGACGAAGGCGGGCAGCGAACGGCCTGCGACGAGATAGTCGGCCTTGGTTTTGGTTTTGCTGAGGCGCGTCAAGGAGACGATCAGCAACGTCAAAACAATGATGGCCAGAACGGCGATGTAAAGGTTCATAGGTGCAGGGAGATTGTAGCGTGTGGAGACAGATGTGTAACTTGGTTATGAAAGCGGAGGTTGCATAGTGCGTTTGCGGGCGAGGTGGAGTTGGATCGGTGCTGGATTGGTCGTGTTTGTTTGCTTTGGCGCTCGAACGCTTCACGCTCAGCAGCCAACGGCGGCACAGAGGCGCACGGCAGGTGTTGGTGCGACGGTGAAGCCGGAGGTTCCGGCAAAGGATTTGACAGCAAAGCAACAGGCTGCGCGGCTGGCAAAGTGGCGGGAGACGATTCGTAAGCAACTGTACATTCCCTCGCCGCTGCCGAAGCTCGATGCGAAGACGTGGTCTACGTTTTCGCCGATGCCTGGCGTACTGGCTGACCGTGTTACTTACAACACTGCTGACGGCATGGTTGTGCCTGCGATCGTCTATCGGCCTGACCCAAAGACGGTGAAGTGGAAGGGTAAGCTACCCGGAATTGTTGTGGTGAATGGACATGGTGGGGACAAGTTCACCTGGTATGCGTTCTACAGCGGGATGCTCTTCGCGAAGGCCGGCGCGGTGGTTGTGACGTATGACCCGATTGGCGAGGGCGAAAGGAACATCGACAAGAAGTCTCGCGCGGGGGCGCATGACAAATGGGTCGACCCTCCTGCTGGATTGCCACGAACAGACTGGGGGCAGCGGCTTGCGGGCTTGATGCAGGTGGATGTGATGCAGGCGGTAAGCTATCTGATCTCTCGGCCTGAGGTCGATCCTTCGCGGATTGCGACTGTGGGATTTTCGATGGGATCGTTCATCACAGGGATCAACGGCGCTATCGATACGCGGATTCATGCGGTGCTGTTGAGCGGTGGTGGCGACTTCGACGGGCCGGGAGGCTATTTCGATTCCAACCCCCTGCCCTGCCAGTCGCCACCGTACCGCTCGCTTGAGGTGCTGGGCGATCGTGGTGCGGTTCTCTATGCGCTGAATGCTGCGCGGGGGCCGATGTATGTGATGAACGGCGCTGCTGATCGCGTGATGGACATTCCGCATCACGATGCTGCATGGTTCGCCGCTCTGCGCGAGCGGGCGATTGCAATTCGCGGAACAGAGAAGAACATGTTTACGACGATCTTCTACCCCGGAATCGACCACAGACCTTCGTGGGTGGATCGCGATGGTGTGGAGTGGCTCAACAAACAGATTCATTTTGCGATATGGGATGAGAAGACGATTGTGAATGAGCCTACGACGCACGTGAGCACATGGGCACGCGCGACTGATGCAGACATCTCCAGGAACTATATGCGTGAAGACCGCGGAGGCGGATTGGATGCACTGGGGACTGGGTTTCCCGCGATCAGGCGCGAAGACCTGATGGTGCTGCCCGATGCCGATTGGCTGGCCATGAAAGACAAACTGACCTAT
This is a stretch of genomic DNA from Edaphobacter acidisoli. It encodes these proteins:
- a CDS encoding electron transfer flavoprotein subunit alpha/FixB family protein, whose amino-acid sequence is MSGVLVVMEQRGGQWNRMSFEALAAGQQLAAKLGVECSAAVVAEGVSALASELSGKKLVKVYAVEHALLKTYTPDGYVAALEQVIKQAAPAYVLMPHTYQVRDFAPALATRFGSVLISDVIAVHDGPVFVRQLLQGKLNADYRHTGAGPCFVSVQAGTFRGDTVETGSAAVETFAPTLELPQIRTKPGELFRESAQTVDLSAAPVIVSVGRGIGEQENIAIVDELAKALGAELAASRPICDNGWLPMERQVGSSGQTVSPKLYLAVGISGAIQHLVGMKGSKTVIAINKDENAPIFEVADYGVVGDLFEVVPALTKAVQAAKG
- a CDS encoding sensor domain-containing diguanylate cyclase, producing the protein MRDKRQFEVIDGRQMDHLRVFHDVARALTASLELEEILGAIMDKMAKFFGPERWSFLMVDETANELYYAIAVGENAESLKGLRVAMGEGVAGWVASTGNPLVVPNVKLDKNWAKFAASHPELNIQSIACVPVRSGNKTLGVIQLLNSKMDLLSEYSVSFLRILCDYAAIAIQNARSMTLIQELTITDDVTGLFNARHLYTMLADEVKTGKPFSLLFVDLDHFKSVNDTHGHLIGSRLLSEVGGLMKRLLGPNNSAFRYGGDEFVALLPGMGKAAATGVVMALCDDLRSSKFLEGAGLALNLSGSFGLATFPEDGDTVPTILKAADTMMYEAKTTRDNIAVAGKGLLMERERVTQIGRDSRQAVGGLYVERGPVRSI
- a CDS encoding P-II family nitrogen regulator, encoding MKRIDAVIRPSQLDEVKRGLHDLGITGATIQEARGFGRQKGHTETYRGSEYTVDLLPKLCLSVVVNDAMLEPALEAIITSARTGVIGDGKIFVSSVDEVVRIRTGERGPTAI
- a CDS encoding ammonium transporter encodes the protein MALAFVLALSGTINIALAQQAPQPDPAGLATGDRTAVTDAAGNPIVVAAPTDPSAPDYATAKKAYDDYQAAAAREPIALHVADAVGHLKIATNFSWTLLTGYLVLFMQAGFALLTCGLVRKKNAGHLMMLNFAAYVFAFLAYWVCGFAFQYGGTAINAAPATIGGSPTLNHFLIGGGLHGILGGKGFFMSGPAYDSSSMCLILFEVVFMETAGYIIVGAICERITFWAFLLCELFIGGLLYPVFACWVWGGGWMSQLGLSEHWAHGYIDFAGSSVVHGVGGFAAMALAVVLGPRLGKYGPDGKPRAFPAHNLVYVVTGTFILLFGWMGFNPGSTLGATDLRISIVAVNTNLAGVAGAAVALTLWYFMFGKPDVTMACNGMLAGLVAITAPCAFVSPTSAVIIGAIAGAIVCGGVLFNERVLKIDDPCGAISVHGYCGWFGAVCVGIFADGTYGAGWNGVGTASYLGKAGQGVTGLLHGDPKQFVVQLCGATLMAVYAFGLTFVVFKIVNSIRSMRVSKESELAGLDVPEFGMGAYPEDALATFSMGAD
- a CDS encoding sodium:solute symporter family protein; amino-acid sequence: MNLYIAVLAIIVLTLLIVSLTRLSKTKTKADYLVAGRSLPAFVLIFTLLSSWIGSGSLLGGAENAYKHGFVALWQGGGGWAGLLLIYFIAPRARKFAQFTIPDLLEARYNQTARVLGVIAILFTYTAITSYQFVGGGDILHLIFPTFITPAFGQYIVAVFVIVFTMIAGMGSVAYMDVVIGLLATFGLLAALPVLVHEAGGWSAVHAALPATHFRPLGDLGFIRAMEFFLPTCLLLLGNQSMYQKFFSAKSEKAASRAVVGWLIGTVILETVIVVIAIVGSALFPTGEVSKAPREILAYCGLHGLNADGPLRLLGALLVGAIFAKIVSTANNYLFSPATNLVNDVFVRYLSPGASNKRILIVSRLMVVFLGIWALYQSLHVQSVLKKSLYAYTIYAAALTPVILAAFFWKRATATAAVASIAVGTFVTLFWDTPFVHHNIPPIISDRDAIFPALIASVVCLLIVSFFTTPPTRAQLEPFGEA
- a CDS encoding alpha/beta hydrolase family protein, giving the protein MFVCFGARTLHAQQPTAAQRRTAGVGATVKPEVPAKDLTAKQQAARLAKWRETIRKQLYIPSPLPKLDAKTWSTFSPMPGVLADRVTYNTADGMVVPAIVYRPDPKTVKWKGKLPGIVVVNGHGGDKFTWYAFYSGMLFAKAGAVVVTYDPIGEGERNIDKKSRAGAHDKWVDPPAGLPRTDWGQRLAGLMQVDVMQAVSYLISRPEVDPSRIATVGFSMGSFITGINGAIDTRIHAVLLSGGGDFDGPGGYFDSNPLPCQSPPYRSLEVLGDRGAVLYALNAARGPMYVMNGAADRVMDIPHHDAAWFAALRERAIAIRGTEKNMFTTIFYPGIDHRPSWVDRDGVEWLNKQIHFAIWDEKTIVNEPTTHVSTWARATDADISRNYMREDRGGGLDALGTGFPAIRREDLMVLPDADWLAMKDKLTYASWAAKMKAAEDEAARAVAAK